Proteins encoded within one genomic window of Ammonifex degensii KC4:
- a CDS encoding EAL domain-containing protein, translating into MLSGFYLHYQPIFYLHDLSRVLGYEALPRHPAGWSPHDLLREARRVGAIPVWELRVLERAVEEVLLRTSETLFLNLTPEAFTDTAFAVRVRRAVEGKGVSPTRVCVEVSEQSLYTPEEFGRALEEWVGLGFYVALDDFGTKGSNLDIVLSVKLDFVKLDRVLVGGISRDRQKQRLLTGLVEALSGNGVYPILEGVEDEDDMKWLAGKGWDVGVQGFALARPGSLPCRLERS; encoded by the coding sequence GTGCTGAGCGGCTTCTATCTGCACTACCAGCCCATCTTCTACCTGCACGACCTCTCCCGGGTGCTGGGGTACGAGGCGTTGCCGCGCCACCCGGCTGGGTGGTCACCCCACGACCTGCTGCGGGAGGCCAGGCGTGTCGGCGCGATCCCGGTGTGGGAGCTGAGGGTGCTTGAAAGGGCGGTCGAGGAGGTGCTGCTGCGCACCTCCGAAACGCTCTTCCTCAACCTCACGCCGGAGGCGTTCACGGATACCGCTTTCGCGGTAAGGGTGAGGCGCGCGGTAGAGGGGAAAGGTGTTTCGCCGACCAGGGTGTGCGTGGAGGTCTCCGAACAGAGCCTCTACACGCCGGAGGAGTTCGGGCGCGCGCTGGAGGAGTGGGTCGGCCTGGGCTTCTACGTGGCGCTGGACGACTTCGGTACGAAGGGGTCGAACCTGGACATCGTGCTCTCCGTGAAGCTGGACTTTGTGAAGCTGGACAGGGTGCTGGTCGGCGGGATTTCCCGCGACCGGCAAAAGCAGAGGTTGTTGACGGGGCTGGTGGAGGCGCTGTCCGGCAACGGCGTGTACCCCATCCTGGAGGGGGTCGAGGACGAGGATGACATGAAATGGCTCGCGGGGAAGGGCTGGGACGTGGGTGTGCAGGGCTTCGCCCTCGCCCGCCCGGGCTCTTTACCGTGTAGGCTCGAAAGGAGTTGA
- a CDS encoding TadE/TadG family type IV pilus assembly protein — MPRLLSAGGTSLTAPLRDERGAVLVLMSALCVVLALLFVGLSEFGRWLIAREQAQVAADAAAHAAVLSGGERMVKLRIYREPGAMYETCCPCEDGCCTCCEDCGDYEIVVTGTAKHLLDEGGWYTDYYGEVCGPCDCGCSMNYEILDHWVRFDAPVGEAAAEAYFQANYPEQAYLAGKRPVKFYDRTSPYGPSAVVYAWYRVKSLFPRLFGVFPDDYGGVVCAQADAFYRDYEGDRYISDKYKRRAPECACWKDGAY; from the coding sequence ATGCCCAGGCTACTTTCGGCTGGTGGGACTTCCCTCACGGCTCCCCTCAGGGATGAGAGGGGCGCGGTCCTGGTCTTGATGTCGGCCCTGTGCGTGGTGCTGGCGCTGCTCTTCGTGGGGCTCTCGGAGTTCGGGCGCTGGCTCATAGCCAGGGAGCAGGCCCAGGTGGCGGCGGACGCGGCGGCCCACGCCGCCGTCCTCTCCGGCGGGGAGAGGATGGTGAAGTTGCGCATCTACAGGGAGCCCGGGGCGATGTACGAGACGTGCTGCCCCTGCGAGGACGGGTGCTGCACCTGCTGCGAGGACTGCGGCGACTACGAGATAGTCGTCACCGGGACGGCGAAGCACCTCCTGGACGAGGGAGGGTGGTACACCGACTACTACGGCGAGGTCTGCGGTCCCTGCGACTGCGGCTGCTCCATGAACTACGAGATACTGGACCACTGGGTGCGGTTCGACGCCCCCGTCGGGGAGGCCGCGGCGGAGGCGTACTTCCAGGCCAACTACCCGGAGCAGGCCTACCTGGCGGGGAAGCGCCCGGTGAAGTTCTACGACCGCACCTCGCCCTACGGCCCCTCGGCGGTGGTGTACGCGTGGTACCGGGTGAAGAGCCTCTTCCCCAGGCTCTTCGGCGTCTTCCCGGACGACTACGGCGGCGTGGTCTGCGCGCAGGCCGACGCCTTCTACAGGGACTACGAGGGCGACAGGTACATAAGCGACAAGTACAAGAGGCGCGCCCCGGAGTGCGCCTGCTGGAAGGACGGCGCGTACTAG
- a CDS encoding EamA family transporter produces MSGSFSTWLFAALAVILGSLGQVFLKMGAGHDLLRSLADRHTLLGVLLYGGSFLCWLKVLAAWPLSRAYPVLALNFGLVALLSALVLGEDLGAARVLGTVLCAVGVVLVSLGS; encoded by the coding sequence TTGTCGGGCTCTTTCAGTACATGGCTCTTCGCGGCTCTCGCGGTGATCCTCGGCTCGCTGGGGCAGGTGTTCCTCAAGATGGGGGCGGGGCACGACCTGCTGCGGTCGCTCGCCGACCGGCACACGCTGCTGGGCGTCCTTCTCTACGGGGGGTCGTTCCTCTGCTGGCTGAAGGTCCTCGCGGCGTGGCCCCTCAGCAGGGCCTACCCGGTGCTGGCGCTCAACTTCGGGCTGGTGGCCCTGCTCTCGGCGCTGGTGCTCGGCGAAGACTTGGGGGCGGCCCGGGTGCTGGGAACCGTCCTCTGCGCGGTGGGCGTGGTCCTGGTCTCCCTGGGGAGCTAG
- a CDS encoding DUF192 domain-containing protein produces MRKIPASRLRVASTFFSRLRGLTFRRGMLPGEALLLYPRRAVHTCFVRFPVDVVFLSREGEVVRVERKVPPWRVLGPERRAYAALELPAGAADLAGIEVGQSLEVPWRGKGGEEV; encoded by the coding sequence GTGCGAAAGATACCCGCGTCGAGGCTCCGGGTCGCCTCCACCTTCTTCTCCCGCCTCAGGGGCCTCACGTTCCGCCGGGGGATGTTGCCGGGCGAGGCGCTGCTCCTCTACCCCCGCCGGGCGGTGCACACCTGCTTCGTGCGCTTCCCCGTCGACGTGGTCTTCCTGTCGCGGGAGGGCGAGGTCGTGCGGGTGGAAAGGAAGGTGCCGCCCTGGCGGGTGCTGGGGCCGGAGAGGCGCGCCTACGCCGCGCTGGAGCTCCCGGCGGGCGCGGCGGACCTGGCGGGGATAGAAGTGGGCCAGTCCCTCGAAGTCCCGTGGCGCGGGAAGGGAGGAGAGGAGGTATGA
- a CDS encoding glycosyltransferase — protein sequence MRLLEGRRVLAGAAVRGRERSPGPRFFPGRCRRVLGVVVPAFNEEERVRETVRAVLAAFPSALVVVADDGSADRTAAEAEEGGALVVALPENRGKGAAVREGVLEALRRGCAEVLFTDCDLACPPGEWGKLLAPLRGGSADVAVASRWLGDSRVEGRTPTRALASWCFAALARRATGLPYRDFQCGCKAFTRGAALALFSEPLSCERYAFDVEVLLRARLLSLRVVEVPVLWRAGGASRVRLLRHGPEMLLHLLRLRREYLGRPPVSLSTPGPGEGVGRWTAG from the coding sequence GTGCGCCTGCTGGAAGGACGGCGCGTACTAGCGGGGGCGGCGGTCCGGGGCCGGGAGAGGAGTCCCGGCCCCCGTTTTTTTCCCGGGAGGTGTCGTCGGGTGCTCGGCGTGGTCGTCCCGGCCTTCAACGAGGAAGAGAGGGTAAGGGAGACCGTCAGGGCAGTTCTCGCCGCTTTCCCTTCCGCCCTGGTCGTCGTCGCCGACGACGGGAGCGCGGACCGCACCGCCGCCGAGGCGGAAGAGGGGGGCGCCCTCGTGGTGGCCCTGCCGGAGAACCGGGGCAAGGGGGCGGCGGTGAGGGAGGGAGTCCTGGAGGCCCTGCGGAGGGGTTGCGCGGAAGTCCTCTTCACCGACTGCGACCTGGCGTGCCCGCCGGGGGAGTGGGGGAAGCTCCTGGCCCCGCTCCGGGGAGGGTCGGCGGACGTCGCCGTCGCTTCCAGGTGGCTCGGGGACAGCCGGGTAGAGGGGAGGACGCCGACCAGGGCGCTGGCGAGCTGGTGCTTCGCCGCCCTGGCGCGGCGCGCCACCGGCCTCCCCTACCGGGACTTCCAGTGCGGGTGCAAGGCGTTCACCCGGGGGGCGGCCCTGGCCCTGTTCTCGGAGCCCCTCTCGTGCGAGAGGTACGCCTTCGACGTGGAAGTGCTCCTGCGGGCGCGCCTGCTGAGCCTCAGGGTGGTCGAGGTCCCCGTGCTGTGGCGGGCGGGCGGGGCGTCCAGGGTCAGGCTCCTGAGGCACGGGCCGGAGATGCTGCTGCACCTCCTCCGGCTCCGCCGGGAGTACTTGGGACGGCCCCCGGTCTCGCTCTCCACGCCGGGGCCGGGAGAGGGGGTGGGGCGGTGGACGGCGGGCTGA
- a CDS encoding stalk domain-containing protein, translating to MKSKVGIFLATVLVAMAVFLCSQPSWAAMRVAQFIVGYPAYAVEGREFPMDVAPFIQNGRVYVPVRYLAYALGVRESDVMWYPETGQVTICAPPGCKACSYVQLWVDSNTLLINYGLPSRTARVDMDVTPVLLDGRVMLPARWVAEAFGATVVWNPWNQQVTVSIPLQDGGTNQPISQTGTGQVTERRQPIAPRLEAPAELHVANIVPVTGYPGAYHVTLSWSPVNGASGYKVYTKALWPPGAGYVATETQTNSYTTIFGVAHPEGHASWEIYVTAVNAAGESPPSNVITVDLPPAAPTQQEIESIMARTVEQDDCRFHFVPEGDPLTVPDGQGGTLTAVIGQRYPTADGYGELVFFWHNKDFLGWDCDHEHNDIIDVSSPGPGRITVTYAHYAENDPLCAPSLPPVKVTFAWIPSRPDIPDDPRLVMLDNMPPEDPGIKVKVKLLPTANTQPKVVGSQHYREVIQGALDLLARYDPEDYHLVGEHLTEIKESDRSGVNIYTGVFENKLDSGSGKELMMKEAGEIVHDATHVWLYKNGYQWWGEEAERYCCEAQKRALRRIGAPQWMIDGIDAAFQTRYWEIPYEQRYW from the coding sequence ATGAAGAGCAAAGTTGGAATTTTCTTGGCGACTGTACTGGTGGCTATGGCCGTCTTCTTGTGTTCGCAGCCTTCTTGGGCAGCGATGCGGGTTGCGCAGTTCATCGTTGGCTATCCGGCTTATGCCGTTGAAGGCCGGGAATTTCCGATGGACGTGGCCCCGTTCATCCAAAATGGGCGTGTCTACGTGCCAGTGCGCTACCTGGCCTATGCCCTGGGAGTTCGGGAGTCGGACGTTATGTGGTACCCCGAGACGGGGCAGGTTACGATCTGTGCCCCACCGGGTTGCAAGGCCTGCTCTTACGTTCAGTTATGGGTAGACAGTAACACCTTGCTCATCAACTATGGCTTACCCTCCAGAACAGCAAGAGTAGACATGGACGTTACGCCTGTACTTCTAGATGGGCGCGTTATGCTGCCCGCCCGCTGGGTAGCCGAGGCCTTCGGAGCAACGGTGGTCTGGAATCCTTGGAATCAGCAAGTAACTGTTTCGATCCCGCTGCAGGATGGTGGTACAAACCAACCGATTAGTCAAACAGGTACCGGCCAAGTAACCGAACGGCGCCAGCCAATTGCTCCGAGGTTAGAAGCTCCTGCCGAGCTACACGTGGCAAACATCGTGCCAGTAACAGGTTACCCTGGTGCCTACCACGTGACTTTGTCCTGGAGCCCGGTAAACGGCGCTAGTGGCTACAAGGTTTATACGAAGGCTCTCTGGCCTCCCGGAGCCGGTTACGTCGCCACCGAAACCCAGACCAATTCTTATACCACCATTTTCGGCGTAGCCCATCCGGAGGGCCATGCTAGCTGGGAGATCTACGTAACCGCCGTGAATGCGGCCGGAGAGAGTCCGCCCAGCAACGTCATAACCGTTGACCTTCCTCCTGCAGCACCGACGCAGCAGGAAATTGAAAGTATTATGGCCAGAACAGTGGAACAAGACGATTGCAGGTTTCACTTCGTGCCTGAAGGAGATCCGCTAACAGTGCCTGATGGCCAAGGAGGAACTTTGACTGCAGTTATAGGACAGCGGTACCCGACGGCTGACGGATATGGCGAACTTGTGTTCTTCTGGCATAACAAGGATTTCCTCGGCTGGGACTGTGATCACGAACACAACGACATAATAGACGTTTCTTCCCCAGGACCGGGGCGCATAACGGTTACTTATGCGCACTATGCCGAAAACGACCCCCTGTGTGCTCCATCTCTCCCTCCGGTGAAGGTAACCTTCGCCTGGATTCCCAGTAGGCCAGATATACCGGATGATCCCCGGCTGGTCATGCTCGACAATATGCCTCCGGAGGATCCTGGGATAAAGGTTAAAGTTAAACTACTCCCAACGGCCAACACTCAGCCTAAGGTTGTAGGAAGCCAGCATTACCGGGAGGTGATACAAGGGGCTTTGGACCTGCTGGCCCGCTACGATCCGGAGGACTACCACCTTGTCGGGGAACACCTTACCGAGATAAAGGAAAGTGACAGGTCCGGTGTTAACATCTACACGGGCGTGTTCGAAAACAAGCTCGATAGTGGTAGCGGAAAAGAGTTGATGATGAAAGAGGCGGGGGAGATAGTGCATGATGCTACCCATGTGTGGCTCTACAAAAACGGCTATCAATGGTGGGGTGAGGAGGCCGAGAGGTACTGCTGTGAAGCACAAAAGCGGGCACTTAGGAGGATAGGTGCACCACAGTGGATGATCGATGGCATAGACGCCGCGTTCCAGACCCGGTATTGGGAGATCCCTTATGAGCAGAGGTACTGGTAG
- a CDS encoding Athe_2463 domain-containing protein yields MREVRNFFLAVLGALAVLLGALSVSPALAREVPVDLRLVERANNYVWEKFGFSEFFAPTNQQGQGLRQHWLKSDMVPDSFPILVWGPWHGDMKGDRARFIGYGKYGEDVTNVEFPPDRSGGGRSIASLNWIPRPWEDYSVRKAFPNFVKSRRLDAKANPEVVQRLRWGVEYTCWANGFAFDPSAPVYQSPQEYVHITVPPTPDTWGMGVMFHDEGSGVWYVSVPIPPKPPVMPDYAVDVQPREQTGQVGQAVTFDITVSWRDNPSDRTWRLILAHKVGDRQYPVPFVLTGGGETVQSIQLDDQSYADFPGIGQWEGEVHVQATVHVQEVPSTLVAQVVPVDGNTDMPLPIEPPYDFDPSDNEVAAQIKPLGCDLAVSVRPAGSYRLPWTGGCVNAGALVDVRRKDQGPPVEAVLTLQGPAGTQEKRFTIAGGERKTFGYSFRACSPGNYAVSAEVWPVPREQELYPPDNAASAVVSVAKTQPPPTPKSDVHVELGGS; encoded by the coding sequence ATGCGGGAGGTCAGGAACTTCTTCCTGGCGGTCCTGGGGGCGCTGGCGGTACTGCTCGGCGCCCTCAGCGTTTCCCCCGCCCTGGCCAGGGAAGTGCCGGTGGATCTGCGGCTCGTGGAAAGGGCCAACAACTACGTTTGGGAGAAGTTCGGGTTCTCCGAGTTCTTCGCCCCGACCAACCAGCAGGGGCAGGGCCTGCGGCAGCACTGGCTGAAGTCCGACATGGTGCCCGACTCCTTCCCCATACTGGTCTGGGGGCCCTGGCACGGGGACATGAAGGGAGACCGCGCCAGGTTCATCGGGTACGGGAAGTACGGCGAGGACGTGACCAACGTCGAGTTCCCGCCGGACAGGTCGGGCGGCGGGAGGTCGATAGCCTCCCTCAACTGGATACCGAGGCCGTGGGAGGACTACTCCGTCCGCAAGGCCTTCCCGAACTTCGTTAAGAGCCGAAGACTTGACGCCAAGGCCAACCCGGAGGTAGTCCAGCGGCTCCGCTGGGGCGTGGAGTACACCTGCTGGGCCAACGGCTTCGCCTTCGACCCGAGCGCCCCCGTCTACCAGAGCCCGCAGGAGTATGTGCACATCACCGTGCCGCCCACTCCCGACACGTGGGGCATGGGCGTGATGTTCCACGACGAGGGCAGCGGCGTCTGGTACGTCTCCGTGCCGATACCGCCCAAGCCGCCGGTAATGCCCGACTACGCCGTGGACGTACAGCCGCGGGAGCAGACCGGGCAGGTCGGGCAGGCCGTGACCTTCGACATAACCGTCTCCTGGAGGGACAACCCGTCCGACCGGACCTGGCGGCTCATCCTGGCGCACAAGGTAGGTGACAGGCAGTACCCGGTGCCGTTCGTCTTAACCGGGGGCGGAGAGACGGTGCAGTCCATACAGCTCGACGACCAGAGCTACGCCGACTTTCCCGGCATCGGGCAGTGGGAAGGGGAAGTACATGTCCAGGCCACGGTGCATGTGCAGGAGGTGCCGTCCACGCTTGTAGCGCAGGTGGTGCCGGTGGACGGCAACACGGACATGCCGCTGCCGATTGAGCCGCCTTACGACTTCGACCCGTCCGACAACGAGGTCGCGGCGCAGATAAAGCCGCTCGGCTGCGACCTGGCGGTGAGCGTGAGGCCCGCGGGAAGCTACAGGCTCCCTTGGACCGGCGGGTGCGTGAACGCGGGCGCGCTGGTGGACGTGCGGAGGAAGGACCAGGGGCCTCCCGTGGAGGCGGTGCTGACCCTCCAAGGGCCCGCGGGGACTCAAGAGAAGCGCTTCACCATAGCGGGCGGCGAGAGGAAGACCTTCGGCTACTCGTTCCGGGCCTGCTCGCCCGGGAACTACGCGGTGAGCGCCGAGGTCTGGCCCGTCCCGCGGGAGCAGGAGCTGTACCCGCCGGACAACGCCGCCTCCGCCGTGGTGAGCGTCGCGAAGACGCAACCGCCGCCCACCCCGAAGTCCGACGTCCACGTCGAGCTGGGCGGCTCTTAA
- a CDS encoding NmrA family NAD(P)-binding protein, with protein sequence MGNAIIILAGATGNLGRRIAKALLERGAKVRALVRRSSALDKVDELRKLGAEIAEVDFNNVHELTRACADGDCVISALSGLRDVIVDTQTLLLDAAVKAGVPRFIPSDFSIDFTKLPPGTNRNLDLRREFHERLDKAPISATSIFNGMFTDLLTGQAPIILFKLKLVVYWEDPDQLLDFTTMDNTAEFTALAALDPSTPRFLRIAGDQVSARGLVEVATQVTGEKFRLFRAGGLRRLETLIKVTRAIFPQRNAVYPLWQGMQYLHNMFSGQAKLEPLDNDRYPGIRWTKVRDVLAARYSR encoded by the coding sequence ATGGGTAACGCAATAATCATTTTAGCAGGAGCTACCGGTAATCTCGGCAGGCGCATTGCGAAAGCCCTGCTTGAGCGGGGCGCCAAAGTGAGAGCGCTCGTCCGTCGTAGCAGTGCGCTTGACAAGGTCGATGAGTTGCGGAAGCTGGGTGCGGAGATCGCCGAGGTGGACTTCAACAACGTTCATGAGCTGACGAGGGCGTGCGCTGATGGAGACTGCGTCATCTCTGCCCTGTCCGGACTGCGGGACGTAATCGTTGATACGCAGACGTTGCTGCTCGATGCAGCGGTCAAGGCTGGGGTGCCGCGCTTCATCCCATCCGACTTCTCCATCGATTTCACGAAGTTGCCTCCTGGAACGAATCGCAATCTCGATCTGCGTCGAGAATTCCACGAGCGCCTCGATAAGGCACCGATCTCGGCTACCTCGATCTTTAATGGCATGTTCACGGATTTGCTGACCGGTCAGGCGCCGATCATCCTCTTCAAATTGAAGCTGGTTGTCTACTGGGAGGACCCCGATCAGCTACTGGACTTCACAACCATGGATAATACCGCTGAATTCACCGCACTCGCAGCTCTCGACCCTTCTACTCCCAGGTTCTTGCGCATTGCTGGTGATCAAGTAAGCGCCCGAGGGTTGGTGGAAGTCGCAACTCAAGTGACCGGGGAAAAGTTCCGCCTGTTCCGCGCAGGAGGTCTGAGGAGGCTCGAGACACTGATCAAGGTCACACGCGCAATCTTTCCGCAGAGGAACGCAGTCTATCCACTCTGGCAAGGCATGCAGTACCTGCACAACATGTTCAGCGGACAAGCGAAACTCGAGCCGCTCGACAACGACCGTTATCCAGGTATCCGATGGACAAAAGTGCGGGATGTCCTGGCGGCACGCTATTCACGGTGA
- a CDS encoding DUF2192 domain-containing protein, with protein MAGRQKIGVLARRHGVAVEKKDPAYTSVIGKLKYAPQYLVDKDVAGALVIGRRALGFEEELPEAYRLLLRDEEFLLYSVAQLEEKVKELKQELKGETNEWRKKAIKKRLSVTRSDLKILQKHLRILQSGEGEPAESGLGLGGLGAGGEKVSSRSWCGGGCARV; from the coding sequence GTGGCGGGAAGGCAGAAGATAGGGGTCCTGGCCAGGAGGCACGGGGTGGCCGTCGAGAAAAAGGACCCCGCCTACACTTCGGTGATAGGGAAGTTGAAATACGCGCCCCAGTACCTGGTAGACAAGGACGTGGCCGGGGCCCTGGTGATCGGCAGGAGGGCCTTAGGCTTCGAGGAGGAGCTGCCGGAAGCTTACCGGCTTTTGCTCAGGGATGAAGAGTTTCTGCTCTACTCCGTAGCTCAGCTCGAAGAGAAGGTAAAGGAGCTCAAACAGGAACTGAAGGGAGAAACGAACGAGTGGCGGAAGAAGGCCATCAAAAAGCGGTTGTCGGTCACACGCAGTGACCTGAAGATCCTCCAGAAGCACCTGCGTATCCTTCAAAGCGGGGAGGGTGAGCCCGCTGAGAGTGGTCTTGGTCTTGGGGGACTGGGAGCGGGCGGCGAGAAGGTCAGTTCCCGTTCCTGGTGCGGGGGCGGCTGTGCAAGAGTGTAG
- a CDS encoding copper amine oxidase N-terminal domain-containing protein — MKKFKVLSLAVLVVFLLAGSVFGAVKCLAQEEKVVTDQGWVVFRLGDPRVFVKGPNADKFAPEVPRRPADGAPDVTVLKIDVAPYTNKDGRTMVPFRFLANALGVDNRCIHWDGALRQVTLDDPAFPTVQMIVGERVIATGGREIPIDTAPELVSPPGRTTLPARFVAQALGYNVEWDEKTNTVYCWKGQRPKEQVRDEILKLLGGELAWRSIGVSTANKVLAPPGGHIVPGNGAYSVNGVMVIDESDGVVCILTTVGIQPKATLPDGTTWEQQMATLRQVLERNFGPGEFTEKLMYMAEQKDSQYKNYPPLQVLTAPDGRQVMVDDDGGGIFIAVKPPGVGF; from the coding sequence TTGAAGAAGTTCAAGGTTCTCAGCTTAGCGGTGCTTGTTGTGTTCCTCTTGGCGGGAAGCGTCTTCGGTGCGGTCAAGTGCCTGGCCCAGGAGGAGAAGGTAGTCACGGACCAGGGGTGGGTCGTGTTCAGGCTGGGCGACCCCAGGGTGTTCGTGAAGGGGCCGAACGCGGACAAGTTCGCCCCGGAGGTGCCGCGCCGTCCCGCCGACGGGGCGCCCGATGTCACCGTGCTGAAGATCGACGTGGCGCCCTACACCAACAAGGACGGGCGGACGATGGTGCCGTTCCGCTTCCTGGCCAACGCGCTCGGCGTCGACAACCGCTGCATCCACTGGGACGGCGCCCTCCGGCAGGTGACCCTCGACGACCCGGCGTTCCCGACGGTGCAGATGATCGTCGGCGAGAGGGTCATAGCCACGGGCGGGCGCGAGATCCCCATCGACACGGCGCCCGAGCTCGTGTCGCCGCCCGGCCGCACGACGCTTCCGGCCAGGTTCGTGGCGCAGGCCCTGGGCTACAATGTCGAGTGGGACGAGAAGACCAACACCGTCTACTGCTGGAAGGGCCAGAGGCCAAAGGAACAGGTGAGGGACGAGATCTTAAAGCTACTGGGTGGGGAACTCGCCTGGAGGTCCATAGGCGTTTCCACCGCCAACAAGGTGCTCGCGCCCCCGGGCGGCCACATCGTGCCGGGCAACGGGGCCTACAGTGTGAACGGGGTGATGGTCATTGACGAGAGTGATGGCGTCGTGTGCATCCTCACCACCGTCGGCATCCAGCCCAAGGCCACGCTGCCGGACGGCACCACCTGGGAGCAACAGATGGCTACCCTGCGGCAGGTGCTGGAGAGGAACTTCGGCCCCGGAGAGTTCACCGAGAAGCTGATGTACATGGCCGAGCAGAAGGACAGCCAGTACAAGAACTACCCGCCGCTCCAGGTCCTGACCGCTCCCGACGGCCGCCAGGTGATGGTGGATGACGACGGCGGCGGCATCTTCATCGCGGTCAAGCCGCCGGGGGTGGGCTTCTGA
- a CDS encoding homing endonuclease associated repeat-containing protein, whose amino-acid sequence MRSLASLLGRPPSGVEYDLYRLPGRHLPCAATLRKRFGPWRAFVSRCLEGKGVRCNSS is encoded by the coding sequence GTGCGGAGCCTGGCGTCGCTTCTCGGCCGACCGCCCTCGGGTGTCGAGTACGACCTGTACCGCCTCCCGGGCCGGCACCTCCCGTGCGCGGCTACGCTGCGCAAGAGGTTCGGCCCCTGGAGGGCGTTCGTCTCACGGTGCCTGGAGGGAAAAGGCGTGCGGTGTAACAGCTCTTAG
- a CDS encoding TadE/TadG family type IV pilus assembly protein, which yields MPVRFGDEKGNALVEFTLCFLVFAAFVSALFGLLWWGLSSLFLQEAAFEAAHSYAVYRDEGRAREMALGAIGRGGWLFVVPSSVQVRVWRDGEKAHARVAGRPRVPPDFLGLVKLLPGPREAWWENQPRLMVKEASCTLEYRFRNPWQFEGT from the coding sequence ATGCCGGTCAGGTTCGGTGACGAAAAGGGGAACGCCCTCGTGGAGTTCACCCTCTGCTTCCTGGTGTTCGCCGCCTTCGTGTCGGCCCTCTTCGGGCTCCTGTGGTGGGGGCTGTCGTCGCTCTTCCTGCAGGAGGCCGCCTTCGAGGCCGCCCACAGCTACGCCGTCTACCGGGACGAGGGCAGGGCCAGGGAGATGGCCCTCGGCGCCATAGGCCGGGGCGGGTGGCTCTTCGTGGTCCCGTCCTCCGTGCAGGTGCGGGTCTGGAGGGACGGGGAGAAGGCGCACGCCCGCGTCGCGGGGAGGCCGCGCGTGCCGCCCGACTTCTTGGGCCTCGTGAAGCTCCTCCCCGGGCCGCGGGAGGCCTGGTGGGAAAACCAACCGCGGCTGATGGTGAAGGAGGCCTCCTGCACGCTGGAGTACCGCTTCCGCAACCCCTGGCAGTTCGAGGGGACTTAA
- a CDS encoding TadE/TadG family type IV pilus assembly protein, protein MRFRRAGEEGSIIVETVVACVVLTAFFLASAAVALLIIDKVHLQRVVREAAREVAITDSVAAGEQRGRDLARMYFGKRAGEVDLSVDISAVRAGDRVERYVTATGSFPHRVFGGKFLGLGEVRLHAQATFGWWDFPHGSPQG, encoded by the coding sequence ATGAGGTTCCGGCGCGCCGGGGAAGAGGGGTCTATCATCGTGGAGACGGTGGTCGCCTGCGTGGTGCTCACCGCGTTCTTCTTGGCTTCGGCGGCCGTCGCCCTGCTCATAATAGACAAGGTTCACCTCCAGAGGGTGGTGCGGGAGGCCGCGCGGGAGGTCGCCATAACCGACAGCGTGGCCGCGGGGGAGCAGAGGGGGCGAGACCTGGCCCGGATGTACTTCGGGAAGAGGGCGGGCGAGGTAGACCTCTCCGTGGACATCTCCGCCGTCCGCGCCGGCGACAGGGTAGAGCGCTACGTGACGGCCACGGGTTCTTTCCCCCACAGGGTGTTCGGGGGGAAGTTCCTGGGGCTGGGGGAGGTGAGGTTGCATGCCCAGGCTACTTTCGGCTGGTGGGACTTCCCTCACGGCTCCCCTCAGGGATGA
- a CDS encoding prepilin peptidase, translated as MDGGLRELLCFGVGCFLPAAVGAYADLKSGVIPDKATLPVILAGLVYGLCTGHLWWGLVGFLAALALFGGAALAGGVGGGDLKLALGLGLWLGPFGFLWAVAVAGLSAFLYGAARKARKKELRLWAWRFATGAPVAGSEAVPFGPFLCLGALASFLLSPGTLHS; from the coding sequence GTGGACGGCGGGCTGAGGGAACTGCTGTGCTTCGGCGTCGGGTGCTTCCTGCCCGCGGCGGTGGGCGCCTACGCGGACCTGAAGTCGGGGGTCATCCCCGACAAGGCGACCCTGCCCGTCATCCTGGCGGGCCTCGTCTACGGGCTGTGCACGGGGCACCTGTGGTGGGGGCTGGTGGGTTTCCTGGCCGCCCTCGCGCTCTTCGGGGGCGCCGCCCTCGCGGGGGGCGTGGGAGGGGGAGACCTGAAGCTCGCTCTGGGGCTCGGCCTGTGGCTGGGGCCGTTCGGGTTCCTCTGGGCGGTCGCCGTGGCGGGTCTCTCCGCCTTCCTCTACGGGGCGGCGCGGAAGGCGAGGAAGAAGGAGCTCCGCCTGTGGGCGTGGCGGTTCGCTACCGGCGCCCCGGTGGCGGGGAGCGAGGCCGTGCCGTTCGGGCCCTTCCTGTGCCTCGGCGCCCTCGCGTCCTTCCTGCTGAGTCCTGGTACCCTCCACTCGTAG